The Calliopsis andreniformis isolate RMS-2024a chromosome 10, iyCalAndr_principal, whole genome shotgun sequence nucleotide sequence ATTTTTTGTCTTAAAATAATGAATACTGTTAACACCAAATCATACTTTGAAAAATGTCATAAGCGTAATATGTGGCATATAGTTGTATGCTCCATTCTACATCATTTCCTTACTCTCTGTCCAAAATTTCATAAGCTGTTCAGCTAATGCACCTGTTGgtcaagcataaagaacaactcTCTTTGAATATCAGAATCCAGAGTCGGATCTTTAACATGAGCAACCAACCACTCGGATGTAAGCTGAGTGCCATGGTGTCCTGTAGCTGCAAATATACAAATGATAATCATATATACAATATGATACAAATATTGTATGTATTGTTTCCTGAGTGTATTAAAAAATCTACATATTAGATTTTTAAGTCAACACTTAAAAGTTTCTCAGCTGGTTGTTTACATTGAATACTACGTAAACAATCGCAGTTGTTCGTAgaattataaagaaacagcgaCATTTTCTTGCAAAGATATTAGGAAACTCACACTGGGTGTTTCGGTAAGCACAACTGTAGAAGTGTTTGTAATGGAGTTATGTGTTGTTTTGAAATTTTCGGTAGAATTAGATTTTTCCATGGCGGTAACGTCGCCATGATGGTGTATCCAGGGCATGGATCTAAAGGACGGAGCATACAATGAACTTTTAGGGCGAGGTAGTACTTCTTTCAGCGCCAAAGGGAAACTCTGTTGATCATGTTTTGAAAAGTAACCAGAAGCCCACTCTGTAGCTGAATTTAAGCACCTTCTTTCCATATTcttacaaaatagataaaatctgcaaaaaataaaaatattctaaatacataaatacataCAATAGAACGTTTTACATCTGTTTCAAAAGTTTCCTGCGCATAGGAGTTCACCGATGTGCGGTACTTCCAGCCATTCACAATTCGCCAATTCAGCCAATTCACAATTCGCAATTACTCGCTGACGTGCAACCAATAAATGtttctaaatatttcaaatgcatGAAGCCCGCTGCGCCTGCACAATACGTGCGCAATAGCGTACTTTTAATACTTAAACTCAGCTACAGAGTGCACTTCTGGTTGCCCTTCAAAAGATAGCTGACAGATTTTCCCTTTACCGCTGAAAGAAGTATCCCCTCGTCTAAAAGTTCACTGTATGCTCCGTCCTTTAGATCCATGCTCTGGATTCTGGATACACAGTCATGGCGACGTTACCGCCACGGAAAAATCTAACTCCAACGAAAATTTCAAAACAACACATAACTCCATTACAAACACTTCTACAGTTGGGCTTTCCGAAACACCGAGCGTAAGTTTCCTAATATCTTTGCAAAAGAATGTCGCTGATTCTTTATAATTCTACGAACAATTGCGATTGTTTACGTAGTATTCAATGTAAACAAACAGCTGGTAAACTTTTAAGTGTTGTCTCTTTTCTTCTTCCATTAAGACAAAATTAGCTGTTCTAGATTATTGATATCTGACTTAAAAATCTCATATAAAGGTTTTTTAATACTCTCATGAAACAATACATAAAATATCTGTACCTGTGAGCCAGACTAATCTAAGtccacttttttttaaattaaattgctTACAGGATCTTATTGCTTCCTCTTCATTTCATTAGAATAATAGGATTTTGGTTACGTTACAatataagtgaaggaaatttgaTAGTTTAAACTACTTCGAATACTGTGTTAAGAAATGGGTAATTGTACAACAAAAAAGGTCTTGGGTCATGTTGGCTCTCAGGTACTGATATAATATCATTTTATAAAAAGTTTACATTCCTTATCATGTGATGAAACAGAGTAGAAACAGTGTGGTTGACTACGTAACTTATGATAATTAAAGCTAGTATTCTGTTATTTGTAGAGAAAAAGCATTGGCAGCTACAGGACACCGCGGCGTTCAGCTTGCATCCGATTGGTTGGTTGCTCATGTTAGAGATCCGACTTTGGATTCTGATATTCAAAGAGAGTATGTTCTTTATGCTTGCCCAACAGGTGCATTAGCTGAACAACTTATGAAATTTTGGGCAGAGAGTAAGGAAGTAATGTGGAATGGAGCACACAACTATATGCCACATATTACACTTGTGTCATTTTTCAAAGTATGGTTTGGGTGTTAACAGTATTCATTATTTTAAGACAAAAGATAATGTAAACATTTCTTTTCAGGCACCAGATGAATCTAGTGAAGAATTGGCAAATGCGCTTGAAAACATAGTTAATCAAGATGAATTACCAGATAATATAAAGTTAGAAGCCTATATTTCTCCGAATTATATGGGTTTTTTTGTTAAAGATACAAATGCAGAGTGGCTAAAAAATATTGCTATTCGTTATGTAAATAAACTTGCAAGTTTAGGTATTACTGCAGAGCCCCAAGTAAAGTCTTTCCACTTGACATTTTTTTATCAATTTCCTTGCAACTTGTATCAACAATTACGTTTAATGGCAGAGAAATTGACGCTCACTTCTCCAGCTAATTGGGAACTTAGGTTATATTCCAGAGATTCTAGGCTACAGAATGCTTGTGTGCATAAAGTAATATATGCTCATGTACCTAGAGAACATGATGAACTAGAATTAAGGGTAggagattatatttatattccggAAGGGTCGTGTAATACATCTGCAGATGGTTGGGTTGAAGGTATCTCTTGGTTAACTGGTATTTCGGGTCATTTGCCTTTAAATCACACACAACATACAGCTGAGTCGGATTCATGGACCTTGCATACTACGATACAACTTACACACAATAAACATAAAGTTTTGGGAAAGCAAGAAATACCTGCAACTAGAAAACCACCAGTATTGTTACCAAATGATTCAATAGACACTCCTGATGGAATACCAACAACTAATGAACCAGTAAATTATTCTACTTCTGATTTTTTAAGGTATAAAATTTCCATATTAAgactaatatttttttatagattGAAGCCTCTGAGGCACCTTCCAATCCCTCAAGACAAATTTTTATATGTCGCCATGGAGAAAGAGTGGACTTCACATTTGGAGCTTGGATTCCTTATTGTTTCGAATCAAATGGTACCTATGTTCGTAGAGACTTGAACATGCCAAAGGAGATACCTGCAAGAAATATACAGGACTTCCAAAATGATAGTCCTTTAACAACTGTAGGCGAAGTGCAAGCAAGTTTAGTGGGAGAAGCTATGAAATCGTCTAATATTAAAATAGACGTAGCTTTTACTTCGCCGTCGTTAAGGTGCATACAGACATTGGCTCATATTTTAAAAGGATTagattcaaatattccaatgaAAATAGAGCCAGGTCTTATAGAGTGGTTAGCCTGGTATCCAAATGGTGTACCAGTTTGGATGACATCTGAGGAACTGATGAAAGCAGGCTTTAACATAGATAAATGTTACAATCCAATAGTTAAAACGAAAGAGCTTCCATTGAAAGAGAGTGCAGCACAGTATTATGAACGAAGTTACGAATTAAttaaacgaattattgaaagTACTGTAGGAAATATTTTAATAGTAGCTCATGCTGCTTCTTTAACAGCTTGTACTAGACAATTAACAGGTGGTAGAGTGCCGCCAGCTGCTGAAGTTACTAGATTAGTTCAAAGAGTACCGTATTTAGCATGCCTAACAGCACGAGAAGGATTGAATGGGTGGCAACTTCATCCGCCTCCGTTTCCACCTATAACACATACCAGTAACACTAGATTTGATTGGAAAGTATTAATGTAAAAGATAATTATCATTTTAAATGATATTTCCTTCTTTATTTTCTAAGCTAGAAAGCAGTTTAATCTTGAAAGACTGTTAATAAGCAATAGATTTTCTGTAACATTTTGATTGATACAGAAAGAGAGAAACAAAAGTATTGAGAAAATTTTCAGTATTGGGTCATTTGCGATTTACAGGGATTAAAAAATGCCAATTTGCTATTCAATATATACAAAGTAGCAGTCATAGGGCAATAAATACGGGTATTGGCATTTAATTCTACctttttaataaaaagaaaattttaaatacctattctagtatttaaaaatattaatactttTTGAAGAGATATTTTGTCATAGGTTTTGCATTTAATATTTAGGATGCTTTTAGTGAAATGATAAGTAGTATCTTGTAACAAGAAAAAACTGAATGTTACATTCATTATTTTTAAGAATGTATCGAaagttatacaattttttaatttttattttacgaaTTTACTATCAAATGAATCATAACGTAAGAATTTGAAAGTCTTAGACTATTTTATCAATTCAGTATGAAATTTTGAGATCTGCATGTATTTTGAATAATTACATATATAacacatatgtatataaaatCTGATGTCTTCTACAAAGTGCATACATACATGCATGAATGAATATATATAATCACATCTAAATTATGTTATTGATGTGATTAGTAAAAACTCCATTGTTatagaaaaatttgtttaagCAGTTTAAAGAAATctatataaattaataataataaaaaacatgTGTTCACACACATTATAAACACGTGGGAAAAATAGATTGCGTGAATAGTGTGTGAAAATGTAGAAGTACAAAATCGATGTAGAGAGACAAGTGTTGTTATTTACCAAAGAGACATATATAAGatgttattttattataaatgttaGTTATATCATGAAGGGACCTACTGCTTTattttatgcaataaaaatttattcaaatataacatacaatatctcATTGTGtataaaaaattgttctatatACAGTAAAGTTGAATAAAGGTATAACAAATACAAAAAGTAatgaaatagaattcaattactGTTCTAGTTGCAAGGCATATATTTTTAGATATGTCCACCTTCCTTTAGTTTTCCGATTAGAGTATCAACATCTGGTAATATAACACCAGCTTGTCTAACAGGTGGTTCTTCAACTGACAAAATGTCAATCCTTGCAGTGGTATCAACACCAAGTTCTTTTGGTGTCATCTTCTTAATAGGTTTTTTCTTAGCTTTCATAATGTTCGGTAATGTAGCATACCGTGGTTCATTAAGACGAAGATCAGCACTTAAAACTGCTGGAGTTTTTATTTTAACAACCTCTAAACCTCCATCAACTTCACGTGTAACGGTAAGTTCTCCATTATTGTTCTCAATCTAAGATAAGAACATGAATCAAGTTAATTCTTCAATGATTTATATTTAAGTCTATGGATTCTTTAAATTTAAAGTCAATGAACTTACTTTACTGCAGAATGTTCCAGCAGGCCAATCTAAAATACCTCCGATCATTTGTGCAGTTTGATTGCTATCATCATCTATAGCTTGTTTACCAACAATAACTAAATCTGCCTTTTCATCCTGAGCTAATTTAGCAAGGATCTTAGAAACATGAATAGGTTGTAAAGTTTCATACTCTGGTCCAGATACTTCAACATGAATCCCTTTGTCAGCACCCATTGCGAGTGCAGTTCTGATTACATCTTGAGATTGTGATGGGCCACATGAAACTGCAATTATCTCTTGCACTAGTTTCTTCTCTTTCATTCGCACAGCTTCTTCTATAGCAATTTCATCGAAAGGATTCATGGAATGCTTTATTCCATCTGTTACAACACCTGTTTTATCCGATTTAACTCGAATCTGGAAACAGTAAATATATAAACTAAAATTATAAATactaattatatttaaaataactagTCTTTTTACTTATTCActattatacaaatattttaaatcaGTTTCACAGACATATCATTAATGTTAATATACATTCCTATATATTTTACATAGCATAACGTTAAAATATACCTTAACTGCATAATCAATAACTCTCTTTACACCTACAAGAACACGCGCCATCGTTAACTAACAAACAGATCGATATATAATACGATTATAAATTAcaactaattattttgcataatATTTATTGCGAAATAACTACAGGAGGTGATCAGACTCTCTTATATATGGCGGGACTAATTCATTGACATTAGTCTAAAGTTCATTTCTCTTAAGATATCAAATAAATGGAGTCTGTTTACTTTACAGACATATTTTCATGCAGTTTGCGCTGATGTAAGTGAACGTCATAACATGGCCGTTTTGGATCTTGACATAGATTACaaaattttgtataatattaAATGGCTTTCGTAATtggaaaaataaagaaataaaaatagaagttCAAATTTGTGGGTCATGATGACGTAAGATTTTTGGTTGTCCCTGATTGGCTTACTTCAATAAACAGTATAGGAAATTATGGCAAGCATGCCTTGTCTTATGTGCGATAACTTCTTTCATGGATCTTGATCTATTCCTGATAGACACAGAAAAGAAAGTTATAATTGCACGTATGTTTAGTTCAAGATGAACAGCTTTTTGTTTTAGTCTTATTTTAGGAGCTATTCATCGTAGTGCTTTGATTTCGCTTTTTTATTTCGGTAAGTCACAGTTTAAGTCCATTTCCAATTCTGCAACACAAAAATGGCGCGTAAGTAAGGCGTCTTTATCAAATGAAAGAATACAATGATTCTTGCATTTTTCACATTCATTATTGTTACGTAACAGCGTTGCAGTAATAATCTTTAGCTTCTACAAGTGcataaaaatatcagcaaattaTTTGGCTTAAATATTCCTTTATGAAAATGGTTACAAAACAATGTATAATATTTGatgaaaaatttattaataaatgtTAATTACTAATAAAAAATCAAGGGAAATACTTTATATTCAAAATGtcgttattaatattaaaaagaaatagattatgcaattttataataattcgaAACAAGAGTGTACAATTCAGAATGCGGAAATAGCATTCATAAAAGTTTCAATCCTTGCACTATATATATAACTATTTATCTCGTATAACTACCAGTATACACTTAAATAACCATATCTATTAACGATATAAGTTCAAGTTTAGATAAGtaattatttaattgtattattgCTAAAAAAAGctttgcaatttttaatattcCTGCAGCGTAATTTTAGCCATCTTACATCTGTTCCGAATCAATAAAATTTTAATCAGAAATCGAGCTAGGAGCAGCACATTTTTATGAGCGTATAAAAATTCTTGATGCTTTAATAGAATTAACACAAAAGAGACTCGGAACGATTGCTATAGAGCCAATCAGAATGGATATGAAATCAAGTTTGCGCCACACATGGCGTCCAAGAACCGACGCCATCTAACGTCTGGCATTCCTGTTTTTTTCGTGCGGGTAAAATCACGGCGTTCTATAGCGCGCAAGCCTTTATCGTTTTGTTTTGTAGAATTTGGTAAGTTAAGTGAATATATGTGGTAAATCGACTATGCCAGGCGTACGCTGGATGAAATGTTAGCTGAGAAAAAGCGTTCACGCATCAAGGAAGTGTATGGGAAAATGAGTTAACCGTGTGTTAGCGCGCAGTGGTCAACAATCCGTGGAAGTTTAGCGAGGGAATATATACCCATATTCAGGACTTAATAACGTCGAGGTAATTTCACGTTAATCTCTACGACCGTAAGCATCGCGCGAACTGTTTGAAGATTCCTCAAATTCGGAAACATCGAAAGTTTCCTTCGTGTTTATGTTTACTCCTCTAATTACCCCCTCCCTCCTCGACCACCCTTTACGCTTGCTCTCTTTCTGAGACTCTCCCTCGTTTTTTGTAATTCATGATTATCTGAACCTTCTTTTAATATCCTTGCTTTCTCTGCTACTCTTTATTGTTGTACCAATTTGTTTTATCTTATCTGTTTGTTATTTCATTGACTCCAATAACCAAATCATGAAAGGCGTAATGATGCTCGTATCATTGAGATAGCAACAATAATTTGTTGAGCTCTTTTTAATTGTTTGTGTTTTGCCAAGCGTAGTTGCTCTCTGATGGTAAATGAAAATTAGATTAAATTTATGTTAGCGATTGTACCAGAGTTCCTTATTTATATTTGTTTCACGTTTTGAGTGGATTATACTTCTGTATAATCTAATTTCATTTAATCGATACCAGTCTTTCATAAGCATTTAGAAAGGCGTGTTTATTCAGTGAAAAATGAGTGCGTCGGCCTTGAAATCAACAATACCTGGAGTAGGTACATCTCCAACTTCTACCAGCCATTCTATTCTTCCAATGAACGCAATGGCACAAAAAGTTGTATCAGGATCTGAGCCAGGATCTATGAAGCCTTTATCAGGAACTGGGTTAAGCTATGTTACATTGCAACCACCCAGTCAACCTTTAAGTCTAGTACAGGATCATAGACCTTCTGTTTATCAAACACCGCCTTATGTAAGCAACAATTCTGAAAAGGAATCCGACTTGGACAAATTGATCCCTAATGGAGTAGAAATAATGAAAACAGAAACAGAACAAACTATATCTGCTACTATAAAGCAAAGTGAATCTAATAGAAACAACAATTTAAGTCCGGATAACCCTACTCAAGAACCTCAAAAAGAGATTCAGTCGGAGCAAGAAATAACATCTATTAGTCTAGACTTTCCTGGTTAGTAAAACgatcatatattttttattaatttaactATTTCGTTTGAGTTCATATTAATAAGATTTATATTAGAGTTTTCTTTTACTTGTCgaagttatattttatttaatttattttaatgtatAATAAATTAGACAAAGTATTCTTAGAtactaataattaaaaaatattcaatttattaatatttataatgcaTGCAAAATGTATACACCTgtctatatgtacatatatgtatgtgttaCTTTAGCACTATGTCCACAACTACCAAATAAAGTTGAAGAGAAAAAAACTCCTGTAAATAATGGTTCAAAAGAATCAGATGCAGTGCCAGTTAATACAAATATACAAACAAAACTATCTTCACACAAGCCAGAAGAAGGATTATCAAAGGCTGATAGTCAAAAATCAAAGGCCACGTCTCAAAATACAAAACTTGCAGCGGATAGTTCTACACCATCACAAACAAATAATCCACCAAAGGTTGAACCAAAAATTACTGGTTCACCAAAAGCAAGTAAAAGAAAGTCTAGAGAATTGAAAGATTTAAAAGGTTCGCCAATTACTCCAGATGGTGCCAGTAAACCAAAAAGAAATCGTATTCAAACACAGCCTTATCAAAGTCCATTACCAGAAATTGCACTTCTCGTCAAGAATTTAAACAAAGCACCACCATCAAAAGCATCTGATGACAaacttatagtattttataagtAAGTGTGATTTACACAGTGTTttctaaaaatatgaaattaactTTTTATGCAAATGTATGGAATagtaattgaaaattttaattttccttTTTTCAATTAATCCTATAGATAAGTGTATTTTttctaaatgtaataaaaaaaacaGCATATATCAAATTGATAATATGTTTTACccattatacattttttaatttatgttaatatttattatcaGAAATGAATTTTTGGCTGTGAGAAATGCAGAGGGAAGCTTTTATGTGTGTCAAGCAatgcaaaatatatataaatcaagCAGACGAATTCGTATACGTTGGCTTTCTCAAGATAAAAATAATGGGGAAATATATTCTCCAGACTTTTATGATTACATAGGTAATTTTATactaaatttttaataaaaatattaaatggcAGATTTTATATACATTTGTTTAATTGTTACAGTAATATATGTATAGTTTTGTAATTATAACATTATAATGTATGTATAGaaacatatgtacatatattgttttTTGGCTTTCAGATTTTGATTGTATATTaacaaatttaaatttgaacaaAATCGACAAAAACAAATTTCAACTAACCAAAATAGAATTGTTACGTACAgagaatattttaaaaagagCAATTGATGTTGAGGCTGGTGTGTCTGAAAAACCTAGAGTAACAGAAGAACATCCAGATGGACGTTAGTAattgatattttattatactatattaattatttttcaaatgaaatataacAGTACTAACACAGTTATTacttaaattattataattttaacaGAGCACGTTAtgaattaaaaattgtaataccTTATCCACAGTTGACCTTTCACTCTACAAAGATGAATCACAATTAAAGAGAAGAAAAAATCACAACCTACACAAACAGAAGCAAAATTTACGTAAGAAGTCAAAACGATCTGAAACTTCTTCCGAAGATGACACTGCTGAAGAAGACTCGGGAAAGAAGTCACCTAAATCGAATCGCCCTAAAAAGCGAGCGGTTAATAAAGCATTAGCAATTGCTAAGTCTGTTGCTAAGGGATCCAGTAGAGCGGAAAGAGCTTTAAACAGAAATACGAAAGCTGGAAATGAAGTGGCTCCTACAACTAATACTAACGTGACCACGAATACTACAGTTACTAATACTGTCTCATCTGTGGATGCAACTAAAAACAATACCGACACTAAAAAAAGTGAAAATAAGAAAAGCATAAAGCCACAGAGTAACAATAGCACAAGCGGTATTTTAAGGACGAAACAACGTGGTAAGCTCTTATTATGACTTCAATGCAGTCTCGTTCTGcatgaatattatttttttataataatatttcgATACAATCTAACTTTTAGCATCTACACAGAACACACAACAGAGTAGCAAAGCAGCAGGACGTCCAAAACGTACGGCTGCCACCACAGGTATTCTGTCGACCGAGGAAACAACCCCTCGAAAAAAGCCACGTGGACGAGCATAAGATTAACGTAATTTACCATGTTTTTCCTGTACTACACGTAGGATCGAGTCTGTATCGTAGGCAATATGTACACGTAGTACACTCTTTAAAATTGCGATCAATTTGTAATGTAATATATATGATCTCAAGATTCTTATATCTATCAGATGCTGCATTATATTATAGTCCAACAATGTGGGATCAACAATTTATATAACTGTGCGGCGAATCGCATTTAAAGGGATAAAAAGACTCAGAGACTTATAAGAGCGATATTGTGATATCATACAAAATTTGTACATATCGTCTACGTTTCAGATTCTTACAGGAGAAGAAAGTCACGGAATGTATGGAGAATGGTACCTTGGTTGAGTAATAATTATCTACAGGGTGTCACATGCTAATGCACTCTTGCAATAGTCTATTTTTGATGTTGTGAGTGAACTGTACGTGATTCAGTTGAGTTTAAATGTATACTTTCCATTGGATATGATAGCTATGTACAAATATATATGTCCGGGGCTTGTGTGTACTCTATAAAAAGATTAAAACATGAAAGAAAATAGAGTACCAATGGATAAGAACAATCCGTGAATTATCGATCTCCAAGTTATGGGTCGGTAGATTTAGAAGTACAATATCTGTACATTACGCTGAACTCGTGCTGTTTAAAAAATAGCATAAAGAATGGTCCAGCGCCTATATTAAAGACAGGCAGAGAAAAAAAGTGCCCTCAACTGTAAATCCTTGTCCTGTTATTGAATCTTGCGATTCATGAAAAGAAAATCATATGGCTGAAAATACAACGTTTTAATTATAGTTTATTTTCGAATCATTTGTATCAATGAATTACTTATTACGATTCATTGTTGTATGGAAATTAAGATGATCATGTTAATTAGTTACGGTGGTGTCAAACTATAATTTAGCcacttatacatattatattctTTTGTTTAAAAGAAGTTAGTAACAGCACTTATTTACTCTGATAAGTCTGGATTAAAATGTATAAACGTGCTTTACCtatgtattattttattttttcaaagaTTATGGACAaagtgtatatttacaaccgagAGATAGATGATTATGATTTACATTTCACCAAATCTAAATTCTTATATTTTAATGTAGTTTATAGTTTATATTGTGTCGAAATGTATTATTGGGAATACAAATTTGTGTCAATATTAAGAAAAGGGGATTTATAAAAAGTCAtattattatgatgtatattataccGAAGGTATCGAGGcatgtatttccttttttacAATATCACGATGCAGTGACATACTTTACAAAATACTTTATATAAGAAAAGATACTAAAAATATCTTTGGGTGTTTTGTTGAAGCGAAAAACTTTAATATCAGTTAAAGTTAAATCATTTTTGTCATTGAAGTTTCTGTCTCCGGAGATGTGTGCACTTATTTTCTGCATCGGCCGTTGAACATGCACAAAACATAACGAGAAAGTTGTTTCTCATTTATACGATTTTATCTACGTATGTACATATAAAGATTAGATAATCGAAATTGTgaaaatgaaatacaaaaatctATGAGCGTTTGGAATCTTGAAGGCTAATGTATCTTATTCATTTGGTAGAATATCTCACTTATTATGTTGCAATATAAAAGGATTGCAAAATTTTATCCCTTTGTTTTAGCATTCACTTAACACATGTACGATGTACATATATTTCATAAGCTTATAGCGTAAAGACAACCCAAGAATGCCGTTTAAACAATTAGGCATATCGACTTCTATTGAACATAGGATACGAGATTATTATATTAAATGGTTAAGATGAATTTAATTCTTGAGATGGGAGATGAATAAGATACCAATCCTATCATTGGTCCATTgcatattgtatttaaaatatacacatacataatgtataaatttaaaaaaaaaaatatatacgcAAACGTAAT carries:
- the LOC143184594 gene encoding uncharacterized protein LOC143184594 isoform X2, with protein sequence MSASALKSTIPGVGTSPTSTSHSILPMNAMAQKVVSGSEPGSMKPLSGTGLSYVTLQPPSQPLSLVQDHRPSVYQTPPYVSNNSEKESDLDKLIPNGVEIMKTETEQTISATIKQSESNRNNNLSPDNPTQEPQKEIQSEQEITSISLDFPALCPQLPNKVEEKKTPVNNGSKESDAVPVNTNIQTKLSSHKPEEGLSKADSQKSKATSQNTKLAADSSTPSQTNNPPKVEPKITGSPKASKRKSRELKDLKGSPITPDGASKPKRNRIQTQPYQSPLPEIALLVKNLNKAPPSKASDDKLIVFYKNEFLAVRNAEGSFYVCQAMQNIYKSSRRIRIRWLSQDKNNGEIYSPDFYDYIDFDCILTNLNLNKIDKNKFQLTKIELLRTENILKRAIDVEAGVSEKPRVTEEHPDGLDLSLYKDESQLKRRKNHNLHKQKQNLRKKSKRSETSSEDDTAEEDSGKKSPKSNRPKKRAVNKALAIAKSVAKGSSRAERALNRNTKAGNEVAPTTNTNVTTNTTVTNTVSSVDATKNNTDTKKSENKKSIKPQSNNSTSGILRTKQREHTTE
- the LOC143184594 gene encoding uncharacterized protein LOC143184594 isoform X1, with amino-acid sequence MSASALKSTIPGVGTSPTSTSHSILPMNAMAQKVVSGSEPGSMKPLSGTGLSYVTLQPPSQPLSLVQDHRPSVYQTPPYVSNNSEKESDLDKLIPNGVEIMKTETEQTISATIKQSESNRNNNLSPDNPTQEPQKEIQSEQEITSISLDFPALCPQLPNKVEEKKTPVNNGSKESDAVPVNTNIQTKLSSHKPEEGLSKADSQKSKATSQNTKLAADSSTPSQTNNPPKVEPKITGSPKASKRKSRELKDLKGSPITPDGASKPKRNRIQTQPYQSPLPEIALLVKNLNKAPPSKASDDKLIVFYKNEFLAVRNAEGSFYVCQAMQNIYKSSRRIRIRWLSQDKNNGEIYSPDFYDYIDFDCILTNLNLNKIDKNKFQLTKIELLRTENILKRAIDVEAGVSEKPRVTEEHPDGLDLSLYKDESQLKRRKNHNLHKQKQNLRKKSKRSETSSEDDTAEEDSGKKSPKSNRPKKRAVNKALAIAKSVAKGSSRAERALNRNTKAGNEVAPTTNTNVTTNTTVTNTVSSVDATKNNTDTKKSENKKSIKPQSNNSTSGILRTKQRASTQNTQQSSKAAGRPKRTAATTGILSTEETTPRKKPRGRA